The Melanotaenia boesemani isolate fMelBoe1 chromosome 12, fMelBoe1.pri, whole genome shotgun sequence genome contains the following window.
CAAAGAGTGCCAAATGATTCTCAGGTTTGTTACCAGCAGTCGTCctgtaaaaagagaaaatatttatcGTTACATGAAGATCAATCAAACACATCGGGTCcatataaatgtaaaagcaCCTCGATCTCCATTGTTTCCTTTCGTGTCTTCAATGGAGTCCAGGCAATCTATCAGCACTTCTCCTGGACGAGTTTTCATCTGCCTGTGCACAAGAGGGATCATCGTATTGACCATTAGTTGTAGtgattttacaattttttttataagtgtGTTAGGCGATCGCAGAAGCTTTGATGTCTCAAAACACATgtattaaaacatgtaaacacatttaAGCATATATCAACATATGACACATAAGACGGTCTTTTGTGAATTGGTataaaatcaaaaacatttgTCAGTATTTATTAGAAGATTAATAATTTCTTGTTACGTTGTAGCGTTCGACTAGCCACTTTGCTCGGTCGAGCTAGGTGAACTAGCTAGCTTGAACGAAACTTAAATATCCCCAAAAGAATTAATGTTAACTTACTGAGCTGTTATGTCAAATCTAACGTCTCTGTCTTCCCAGAGCGCGTCTAAAGCAGAAGCCATGACTGCACGTTATGATATAGTCTTCTTGTTATACTTTAACAGCCCCCTAGAAATGGAGAACTAGCTAAAGATTGCACGGGCTAATCTCAGAAAGCCTACTTAGCGTCAAAATCACCGTGGTAACAGACGGCAAGCCGATAGGACAAAAGTATTTTAACTCCACAGAGACCACAAAAATAACGAAAACAAAATACTGGATAAAACGAAGCGTTTACTCTAGCTCCCCAAATTTAATAATGTTGAATGACACCACTGAAGTTCCTGTTCATtatgttcttttatttctttctttttattaattgtgTTTATGTCTTTAGTTTATTATGGGGATGTGATATGCTACATTTCCAACTGTAGCCTAATGTAACTCTCTTACGAAAAAAATATCATTGACCTTTTCTCGTTCACTAGTGGCTTGTTGGGACTCGATTTCGCAAAACATCATATAAAAGTCTTGAATAGAGTTAGATATAAGATGTGAATTGAGGATATGGTTAGATAGGTTGTTCGAATGGATTAGAGCTCACTACAGTAGTTGTGTTATTCAAGCAGGGTTCAATTACGGGAAAATTGCAAAACCTATGGTTTCCAAAACCTTGTGAAGACCTAAATACAGcaactttaaaggaaaaatgtgtgaCCGCATAACATTTTGTGCTACTCTATGGGCTCAATTATGTGCCagcattcatttacaactgcaaaatctttatgacttaatattgagcccatactACTCCTGTTGGAGAACTTTTGCCATTACTGAAATGAACAGGCTGCACGGGTCTTGATAGATCAGCATATTGGCATACCTACACAAATTGCCAGCCTCATTTGTGCTTTATGTGGAGtgtggtttttaaatgtgactctaaaatatgaatttaatttaattgatttattttaggtTCCAGACTTGGAATAAGTATTGTGTTGGTGTTAGGTTGAAAGTACAGTGTgtgacaaaatcaaaggtcattAAGGGgaaaatttaaaaccatttctatttGTAACTACATTATAATCACTTTCCTAaaatatctgttgtgtttttattccctcagaatgagccatttatattcCCATGGATCCACTTACATTGCATATTTGTGTAACTGTTTTACTATTGAGTCCTTGCAACTATTAGCGTGTTTTAAATGAATGTCAGTAGAAACTTCCCATTAAGATTTTTAGACAAGGATCTGTGTGCATGTTGTTTGGAGAACAATGAGATCTGTTGAATAAAACTAAGcaaaacttaattaaaacaaactgtctGAAGAAAATGGTTGAATTGTCGGTACATCCATGTATCCTGTAGGTAATGACAGCAGTTTGACAGAAATGACATCAactatttatgtattatttaaCCTGAAACTtgaaaaatggaacaaaaatatatttattgtaaaataacTATTAATAGTAAATCTAAATGATCAAGGTATGGTCTCCTTTCAAGAATGAAGTATACCTAATTATTTAGATTAACATCAATAATAGTTTCCAAAAGTTTTTGTAATGAATGTTCAGTAATGAAATCTAACAAAAGAACTACGATAATGTccacaaatgtatttaaaaccagtaaataaaatacaagaaacacACATACCACAAACACAAAGGAATGAAATAGGTGATGACTTTATTGTTAACAGTAATACTGCTCATTttgacaaacacaaaacacaacaccaacattttatttttttctcattataaaaggattaaaaaaattaattcagataatcagacacttaaaaaaagaagatgtgCATCTGATTTATAGATAAAACAAACCAGATAATCTTCACATTATGACATTTACAGTAGACCTTGGAAAGCAACTGACAAGAAAGCGCTATATATGACAGCTGCCACTGATGTCCCAAAATGATTCATTACaataagaaaatgagaaaaaacaacaacaacaaaaaaaaaacaacaaaaaaacaaacataaaagcacAAGTACTAAACACTAATTAGGAAAATCCATCATTCCATAATTAGGAAATGATATCAACACAAAGTATAAAATCTCCCCATTGCTATCCTCCCCATTGCTGTCCTCCTAGAAATATATTCAGTCTATGTCAGGGGTAGCCAACTCGGTCCTcaagggcaccaatccggcaggttttccagatttccgtgctccaacacacctgacttaaactaacaagtcattgtggagatccttataggctgctggatccatttaatttgagtcaggcgTGCTGGAGctgggaaatctggaaaacctgctggattggtgccctcgaggaccgacgttgccTACCCCTGGTCTACGTGAAGCATATATGGCTCAGAGATGTCTGagagtgatttataagtgattTATGACTTATCCTCAAATGTTATTAGTTTTTCTGaggtaataataatgataataaattttatttcctgGCGCCTTTctacacccaaggtcaccgtacacaaaggggaaaaaaaacaaataaaagactttAAAACCAGAAGAGCAAAATTCTTTTCTATAAAGTATCATAAatacaagttttgttttttatgatggAATAAAAGttagctttaaaaagaaaagtatgcAAGACTGACATTTATGAGGTTAAAGCAGCAACCTGTCATCTGCCTTTATATTTAATCAAGACATTTTTATGTGTCTAAGGACAAAGTGTTAGAAAAGTGCATGGAATTTGTAGAGCATGTGACAACACATTATTAAACTACAACTCAGGAAACTATAGATTGATGAAGTCCAATTTCTGATTTCTCTTCCTCTTATCCAGCTGAAAGGGACAACAAAGTATGGTATTCAGAGAAAAATGGTAGcccaaataaataattatatgcacattttctgattaaaaaaaagagaaagaaaaacttactTGTTTTGAAAACAACACAAGTTCTCCTGCATTCATCCTCAGTTTCGTAGCGGTTGTCATTTCCCCCACAGCCTCCATACCAAAACTGTGCACAGGCGTTGGCTTGTACATCATAGTACCAGCGAATGATGTAGTCTCGGCAGGTGCCTTGGCTCAAGGTGAGGTTACAGCGCGGATCAAGAGGGGGAATCTCTGGAGAAGAAATGATGTGTGAGTTTTCCAAAGATCTATACTAAACAAGTACACACATTACTTATTCTAAACATGAATATATATACTTTGCTCAGATTCAAGAAGTAACTGAAGATTGGTTGTAGCAGACGTCAGTGAACATGGTTCTGCTAAAATGTGCTGCTGTTGGATTCCATTTTCTGATAATGGAGTGTATGAAGAAAGTGCTCATAAAAATACAAAGTTCTGAAGTGATGTTTccaaattttatttctaatgtgGTACATCAATCGCTGAAATTAAATTAGGTGGATCAGTCATGACATTTGACTTTTTCCTCTTAATTTGTGTTGTTTGCTGCCCTGCTTGGAGCAGGGGACTGAATCAAATTAACGATGCAGTGATGGTGGTTTCAAACCAGGCCTTTAGCTGTGgactttgcatgttctccccgtgcatCAGGTTACTTTGACTTCCTTTCACAGTCCaaatacatgcatgttagattaaaTGGTGACTCTAAATTTCACCCAGAGTGCAAGTGTAAATGGttgcactacagaacttttgcaactTTCCCAAAGAATGAAGAATTGATTCTATTATTGATTTTTTATCAAGTCATCACAATGTGGCACCAAGCCTGTGTGCAGAATACCAGCACactaaaaataaagcatttagtCAGTCAGCCATCATTAATCTCATTATCTATGGGGTATTCTAACTCTGACAGGTCAAAATGCCTTATTTAAAAAGGAGGGCAGCGCTCACCTTCAGACAGGACTGGACTCGCTACAGGCTGCAACTTGCTTGGGCCTGAGGATGAATCCGAGTCCAGTGTTGACAAAGATGTCGCAGATGAAGATACTGATGATGCTGATGGTAAGTCTGTCTCAGTGGAGACTGAGTTCTCTCTTTTAGGTGATGACAAAGTTGTTTTGTTCAGAACAGACACAGTGTTACCACCTTGCAATTGAGCCCTTAAGTCTAAATCTTCACCGTCATCAtcctccaccacctgaagtcagATAACATAGTAAcatattattattgtgattatttgtACGGACAAAAGAATGTAAAACAGTGCTTTTCAACAAAGACCTGAAGAGGTAGAGGATCAGCACTAATTGGCAGAGTAAAAGTGTCACCACGACCTCTGCTGTTGGTTCGTCTCTGATTTTGGATCTCTTCTTGGTAATTATTCCCATATCCATTGTTACCATAGCCATGAGCACTACTGTGATGGCTATTATATCCTGTAGTTTTCTCTCCATTAATTCTATTAAAACCATGCCCACTGTTGCCATTCCAAGCCCCATTTGTGATTTGATTGTAAATTAAAGCaccattttcatcttcacagaACTGGTTGACGAGTTGAGACTCCAGggctgggggaaaaaacaagacaaaaaccaaaacagaaatgagttcatttaaatacttaaaactTACTAGTAAAGAAAAGATATTTATAACCTCTCACTAAGATTATCACCTGGTAGTGTATTGAAGTCATCAATAAGGTACATGTGTTCGCTGTCTGGGTCAGATGCAATGAGATTGAGTTCTCGCAAGAACTCCGCCTGTGTAGGAtcagtagaattgacaattcccAGAGCATACATCTCAATGTTTGCAGCATGAGCCTCCCGCACAGCTATATCAAGCTTCACAGGCTCTCTTTTATCCGCCTGACCATCCGTGATGACAATGGCTACTTTTCTGACTCCAGACCGTGCGCTGAAGAAGGCCTCCTGAGTTGCTTTTCTTATAGCAGTGCCTGTGTAAGTGCCTTCACCCATGTAAGGCATCTTTCTGATTGCATGCTTGACATCCTCTTTGCTAATGTAACGAGCCAAGTTGAAGACTAACTGGACGTCCAGACTGTAGAGGACCAGTCCAATTCTGGTGGCATTACGTCCAACTGTGGTCCTGTCCACCAGCCTTGTGACAAAGTCTTTGATGATCTTAAAATTCTCAGGGCCCACACTCTCTGAGCTGTCGATTACAAACACCAGCTCCATTGGCCTTTCTTTGCACTTGATGCCACAGCCTGAAAATGATGACATACAAGTATATTAGCCTGCTGTcctgttgtttggtttttgtaatGTCTAAAGCTGTGTTCATCTGTTTTGGTTTAACAATAGATCAACTAACAAggctcattcattcatcatccATATTCACTTCATTCTGCTTAGATTTCAATTGATTTGAGACAATTATCACCAAACTTAGCGTCTTTACTGTCCTCATTTTGGTTTTGAGCTCATAAATTTTATTCTTCTGTTTCATTCCCAATCTATTGTTTCTAGACAGAGTTTGCCTTGAAAAACCTAATTAACATAATCAATGACATGTATTAGTTTATGGGTTTGTTCcttgtttcttcattttattattccATTGTGTTAAGTTTTACACATAGTTGTACTCAGTGCCCGTGTTCTTTGaagtttttgttctgctttttgtgattaataaagtttttacgTGTTCAGACTttagtaaaaaacaacaacaacaaaaaacaaaaacaacaacaacaacaaaaaaaaaacagagaaacaacaaaactgtATTAATGTTACACAGTAATGTTTGGTGTAGATTTAATGTTATACAtggaaaaacagaatgcaacacTGAATCAAAAGTTAACAGGTAAAAGTTACTctctataataaaataataatctcTTCTTGGCTTGTAGTCTTACCACATATTTCTTTGATCATCTTAATAATGTCTTCTctctaaaaaatacaaaataaaatcacattagTTGATTGCTTCTCTCAGTTCTTAAAAGGTCAAACAATTGTCAATTTAGTAAACTTACTGTCAGGCCTGGTTCTCCTTTTGACCCTGGTCTTCcctggaaatgaaaaaagtaaaaaaaataacacaactgtttcagtcttttatttatttatttatttgtttgtttgtttgtttaaaacagcAGTATAGCTCttttgtactgaaaacatgatttttattttttattttaccatttcaccTGTGACTCCAGGGTCTCCCACGTCTCCTTTTGTACCCTTCATTCCCCTCTCACCCTGTGACCCGCGATCACCCTGTCACattgaaaaataatattttagttaGACATCAGTTAACCAGGCACTGATAAAATGTTTGAAGACATGTAAATCCACCACCTTTGGTCCAGGAAGCCCATCTCCTTGTGGACCTCTAGGCCCTGTCATGCCTTGAGATCCTGGCTCACCCTGAAATTAGAGTTTAGATTTATTAGATCCAAACCTTCATAAGGTCATAAATTGTGTCAAATTTGGTCCCGTTGCTATTTTGTTAAGTAGTTTTATTGAATAGTTTAAATGTTACTTTTACTAGTGCTGTATTACTATAAAATAGAAACTTACCTTTGGACCTTGAATACCTTCTCCTGGAGGTCCAGCTGGGCCTGCAGGTCCTGGCCTCCCAGTATTACCCTAATATACACAGTTAAATGCATATTTATGATTCAGttaactaaaaactaaaaagtaaaaGATTAAACTTAGCTCAATATGGCTAGATCATTAGCTTTTTCAGATAAGATTTTTAATCCTAAATAAATCGAGCTGCATGACAAGTGATTTTTCATACTGGTGGCCCTTGCAAGCCCTCTCCAGGTGGGCCGGGCAAACCTGGCAGTCCTCTAAAGCCGATGTCTCCCTGAAACAGATATGgtgtttttaaataagtatacatacatacaactCATTCACAGCACAAAAACCTGTAGCCACAAACCTTAGGGCCAGGAATTCCCACTCCCTCTGAACCGGGCTCACCTGGCAAACCTGGCATACCTGGGGGACCCTGGAAACAAAATGGGAATTTTTGTCACAATTTCAAGTTCCAGATAATAAGATGTGCAATATGTAATCAGCTTTATTGTTTGGCAGATGATTCAAACCATGGGGCCTTGAATGCCTTCGCCTTTTGGACCATTTGGACCTGGCAAACCAGGATGACCATGATCACCCTGATAAAAGAAATTTTACTGATGAAGACCAACAGCACAGGTCTGTcttgataaatattttaaacaaacaatctaaaaacatgtcatgtcataaatgaattaaactgaattaaccTTTGGACCTGGAAGTCCAATGCCTGTTTCCCCAATGGGACCTGAAGGACCAGGAGGACCAAGTTCTCCCTGAACAAGAGGAAATAAAGACATACTGAAGAGTCTTGGCACAAATGTTTTGATGCATTGGATTGCGTAAGGTTTTGTTTGAAAGTGCTCTAGGCTACCTGCCAAGTTTTGGCACTAAGAGATAGTTTaatgatgatgtttttgttcattttaccTTTGGACCTGTAACAGAAACTCCGGGCTTCCCCGGCAAACCCTGTGGACCTGGAGTCCCACGTTCACCCTTTAAGACAAAAATTGGAAAAAATTTCatgcctgtttttattttaacaagacTTTGTTGTCAACAACCTATGGCAGACTCAGGAATGACTCTCTTGAAATGTTGTGTTATTGTGGCAAAAAGCTTCAAGAACAGCAGATTCATAACAGCGTAAATGGAACAGCAGCAAAGGACACAAACTTCTACTTCTTCATCAAGTGTGGTTatcaaaccataaaaaaggaTATCGCTGTCTGTTTTACTACATTTATAAACACCTACTTTTGGTCCAGAAGGTCCTGAGATCCCAGGAGGCCCATGTAACCCACGGATACCTCTTAGACCCTGGTCACCCTGAGAAGGACAAATCCAGACATCATAAGATTTACAGTTGTAATATGAACTATACAGGCTTCATAACTGCCTCATACAAGAATAGACAATCTAAAGGTACCTTTTCTCCTTGAATGCCAATTCCTTGTGCTCCCTCAGGACCTCTTAAACCAGGTAATCCAGGTTCCCCCTGTGTGGGgagaaatgcaaaaataaatgcaatatgtatatatatttttaattgaatGTTAGTTAGCAAGAAAAGGTGAAAGTTTTGGTTTTCTATAGAAACAAACAGCTCTGTataaactttttgagccaccaCCCATTTTGCCTTGAAGGAACCAgacttccttttttttagtttctttgggTATTGGCTGCTTTTTCAATCGTTTAATTCACAATACAAATTTTGCGTTTAATTTAGCATGTTTTATTAAACCTCtgctcttattttctgttttatcagcATTGCATAAACAAATAATGGGTGGTTCAGTCATTTTGCCCAGTATATTACCTTCTGCCCCGGAGCTCCATCTTCTCCTGGAAGACCAGGTAGACCACCCAGTCCTGCTGATCCAGGTTCTCCCTGTACCAGTAAATATGtattttggacatgttttaAACATTCAGTGCATTGGCACTCTCATAGATATGCTATAAACCATAATTATGCTAGCACCTTTTCCTTCAGGAATTGAGATGTGTTACCTTTGGTCCAGGTTCACCAATGCCCCTCTCTCCTGGAGCCCCTTGTTCTCCTGGTAAGCCTTGGTCACCCTGAGAATAAGGTTTGTATTAAAACATAGTTCAATACTAAAACAAGGTGCCTAACTCTAACTCACTGTGTGACACGTGTGACAActgccattttttattttttagtttctcCTTCCTTAAGCCCCAACGTAAGGTGCATAAAGGTCATGGTTTTAATTATAATACACTGTTTCATGATGTTGCACATTTAATAATACACTGCACTGTTATAAGGCAAGTTGGGAGCGGGACATAGCTCTTTGGCTTAAGAAGTGTGAAGATTGTATAAATGGTTTGTAGATTTTGTTTTAGCAAAACTGGTTTTGTTGGCCTGACACTGAACCCATCTTCTGTTCATTAAACTCATAATATCATATCATGTTGGGTTTTTAACCTAtgatattttataattattacaaaaaaagcaaaattcaAAGCCATCCATAATATAATACAGACAAGAGATTTGGGGTATTTTAACAAACCTTAGGTCCAGGTAAACCTTCTCCTGGAACTCCTCTTACTCCTGGTGGACCTCTTGGCCCCTCGATTCCCTGTGTAACAATATTGATTGGAGTCTTACTAAAGTAGAAGCTGCTACTATTGTAGTTTAGTTAAgtaacattacaaaaaaaaaaaaaggttctccTGACCTTCTCCCCCTGTATGCCCACTCCTGTTGGTCCAACTGGCCCAGGATGACCTGGGGGCCCCAGTTCCCCCTGGAAGTAAAACCATAGTCAGTTAAATACCCCTAGTATCCATTACATGACTCAGCAGGCTATAGAGAAACACGTGTGTCCTGTGCATCTCAAAAGGTCACTTACTGCATCTAATAACTGCCAATTAATTCAGTTCAAGTTTATAGGTTTTGGCAATAATGGAGTCAGTGTGTAAAAAACTTGCATAATTGGTACTAAACTACCTTATAGGGAGGGTCATATCTAATCTACACATGAATTTGTATCATCTTCGACTTCCTTACATTGAGCAGATATTCAGCGTTCTACCTGGCTATCTCTTCTTGCCTTACAGGAAGTCATTATAATAACTGTGTCCCAAAGGACCTGTGAGGCTTTCCCTTGGTTTTCATTAGTGCCTTTACTATGTATATTTTACACTTAATTCTTGTTGAATTAATTTACTACCCACCTTTTCTCCTTTGATGCCCACACCCTGTTGTCCCCTTGGCCCCCTCAGACCTGGTAGTCCTCGATCTCCCTGTGTAACaaaaccatttcatttttatgtagtTACATAAAGTCACAACTACTGCAATTTGGTTCTCAGCCTGCCCTGCATTGTTCTCAGGAAAGAGCATGAAAGGAAAACATGTTGGCTCCTGTTGCTAAAGATGATACATGTTGACAATAGGCACTTGGAATGGCACTGAGTTTTTTGTCACTGTGATACTTATTAAATTctgaatttttaaaactttttccagCACcagtaaaatcattaaatgaagGTATTGATGACTGGAAAAGAAATCATTTGATCAGGTCTGAAAGATCCTATTTATGAAATACAAAATTCAGTGGAGGAGTAAAAATGTCTTTCACAGGTTTAATAGATCTGAAGTAGCTTGaggatatttgtttttgtgtgcataaAAAGTGAAACTGCATTTCTTTACTGACAAACCTCAACAACCAGAAATGTGTAGATGATCTTCTTT
Protein-coding sequences here:
- the col28a2a gene encoding collagen, type XXVIII, alpha 2a, with translation MFSSFTSVLLVTALSSMWAQDFYDERKTYKKSRVKPLAASIHDGQAILDEDCNLELSFLLDSSESAKDNHEQEKRFAMDMVERLQGARLQTSRHLSSRVALLQYSSHVIKEQTFRDWRGADNFKNQIAPIVYIGHGTYTTYAITNMTKIYQEESRPSSTKVVVLLTDGVSHPRNPDILSAVADAKNQGIKFFILGITRAANEPTNVAELRLLASSPLSRFLHNLQDVDIVEKIFTEVTAIADEGCPVAQRCTCEKGERGFSGPAGKKGRPGDDGAPGLKGQKGEAGLSGVPGREGAEGKSGYKGEKGERGECGTPGIKGDRGPEGSGGARGPRGLQGLPGPPGDIGPEGLQGKQGERGPTGPPGIQGETGIGLPGPKGDMGFQGRPGPSGPPGLGDHGPPGPQGQQGVQGEKGPQGEGFPGPKGDRGLPGLRGPRGQQGVGIKGEKGELGPPGHPGPVGPTGVGIQGEKGIEGPRGPPGVRGVPGEGLPGPKGDQGLPGEQGAPGERGIGEPGPKGEPGSAGLGGLPGLPGEDGAPGQKGEPGLPGLRGPEGAQGIGIQGEKGDQGLRGIRGLHGPPGISGPSGPKGERGTPGPQGLPGKPGVSVTGPKGELGPPGPSGPIGETGIGLPGPKGDHGHPGLPGPNGPKGEGIQGPMGPPGMPGLPGEPGSEGVGIPGPKGDIGFRGLPGLPGPPGEGLQGPPGNTGRPGPAGPAGPPGEGIQGPKGEPGSQGMTGPRGPQGDGLPGPKGDRGSQGERGMKGTKGDVGDPGVTGEMGRPGSKGEPGLTREDIIKMIKEICGCGIKCKERPMELVFVIDSSESVGPENFKIIKDFVTRLVDRTTVGRNATRIGLVLYSLDVQLVFNLARYISKEDVKHAIRKMPYMGEGTYTGTAIRKATQEAFFSARSGVRKVAIVITDGQADKREPVKLDIAVREAHAANIEMYALGIVNSTDPTQAEFLRELNLIASDPDSEHMYLIDDFNTLPALESQLVNQFCEDENGALIYNQITNGAWNGNSGHGFNRINGEKTTGYNSHHSSAHGYGNNGYGNNYQEEIQNQRRTNSRGRGDTFTLPISADPLPLQVVEDDDGEDLDLRAQLQGGNTVSVLNKTTLSSPKRENSVSTETDLPSASSVSSSATSLSTLDSDSSSGPSKLQPVASPVLSEEIPPLDPRCNLTLSQGTCRDYIIRWYYDVQANACAQFWYGGCGGNDNRYETEDECRRTCVVFKTTG